From one Paenibacillus terrae HPL-003 genomic stretch:
- the recJ gene encoding single-stranded-DNA-specific exonuclease RecJ encodes MLHSQYRWKTPEVNLEAAQPLTEELGISPLLSRLLVNRGVTTAGEANRFLYGSVDDIHDPFLLMGMKEAVPRIRQALERGEHILIYGDYDADGVSSTSLMIQLMRFLKASYDIYIPHRSNEGYGLHNHALDWANQQGVTLVITVDTGISAVEQIAYAATLGIDVIVTDHHEPPAMLPEAYALINPKLPGCPYPFKGLAGVGVALKLAQALLGEVPEEWFEIAAIGTVADLMPLHGENRTMVRRGIQSMRSSAFPGIRALLGIAGVDMSTVTSVNIAFALAPRINASGRLDHAGRAVSLLTTEQEEEADQLAHALDLLNRERQQVVERIVEQAEQQLAAKLNGGTLPSVIVLAGEGWNVGVVGIVASKLLDRYYRPTIILGIDAETGMCKGSARSIPALDIYSALTDSHDLMEHFGGHPSAAGMTLSRDNLASFEERLNRYAASILTPDNLVPVAEADMVCRLDEVSLQVVEELELLQPFGMGNPSPRFVLQGLQLREARKMGREKNHVKLLLEQNGLSLDAIAFRRGDLADFLQQQTELDLLGELSINEWNGKRSLQLMMQDIRVQAPQIFDYRGVSDPFAELERGLKIFHPRIEERKNDVAVVMHPSSRLRPSRPVNADSIWVYDKEGGVTPGDDRRDTQHSVKSLFVLEPPDTPEQLQALWSTFEDVENVFLLHSVSERGGRLVSPDRELFKRIYVVLSRMGAQPVDEKATLPALSRQCSCSVRMLSKVLDIFEELEFITRTEGRFCFVSNPPKRDLTSSPRYQELHDMAEMERYLLDADTTQMTSWIMSLMKGAS; translated from the coding sequence TTGCTTCATTCGCAGTACCGATGGAAGACCCCGGAGGTTAACCTGGAAGCGGCCCAGCCGTTGACGGAAGAGCTGGGGATTTCACCATTGTTGTCCCGGCTTTTAGTGAATCGGGGTGTCACTACGGCCGGGGAAGCAAACCGCTTTTTGTACGGAAGTGTAGACGACATACACGACCCTTTTCTGCTCATGGGCATGAAAGAGGCAGTGCCGAGGATCCGTCAGGCGCTAGAGCGTGGCGAGCACATATTAATTTATGGTGATTATGATGCGGACGGGGTATCCAGTACGTCATTGATGATTCAGCTTATGCGCTTCCTGAAAGCTTCGTATGATATTTATATTCCGCACCGCTCCAATGAGGGATATGGACTGCATAATCATGCCCTTGATTGGGCTAACCAGCAGGGGGTTACGCTCGTCATTACCGTGGACACGGGAATTAGTGCAGTAGAGCAAATCGCTTATGCGGCAACCTTGGGTATAGATGTTATTGTAACAGACCATCACGAGCCTCCTGCTATGCTTCCTGAAGCGTATGCTCTGATCAATCCGAAGCTGCCCGGCTGTCCCTATCCATTCAAGGGTCTTGCTGGTGTCGGTGTCGCTCTAAAGCTGGCACAGGCGCTGCTGGGTGAAGTACCCGAGGAATGGTTTGAAATTGCTGCTATCGGTACGGTAGCTGATCTGATGCCGTTACATGGTGAGAACCGGACGATGGTACGTAGAGGGATTCAGTCCATGAGAAGCTCTGCGTTTCCGGGTATTCGGGCGTTGCTTGGTATAGCGGGTGTGGATATGTCTACAGTGACCTCTGTCAACATTGCATTTGCCTTGGCTCCCCGGATTAATGCCAGCGGACGTCTGGATCATGCAGGACGGGCGGTCTCCCTTTTAACGACAGAGCAGGAGGAAGAAGCGGATCAGCTCGCGCATGCGCTGGATCTGCTCAATCGGGAGCGTCAGCAAGTAGTTGAACGTATTGTGGAGCAGGCCGAGCAGCAGCTGGCAGCCAAGCTGAATGGAGGCACGCTGCCGTCTGTCATCGTATTGGCTGGTGAAGGCTGGAACGTAGGTGTCGTGGGGATTGTGGCATCCAAGTTGCTGGATCGCTATTATCGTCCAACCATTATTCTGGGCATAGATGCAGAGACAGGAATGTGCAAAGGGTCTGCCCGTTCTATTCCGGCCTTGGATATTTACAGTGCTCTGACAGATAGTCATGACCTGATGGAGCACTTTGGCGGTCATCCTTCGGCTGCGGGTATGACGCTGTCTCGGGACAATCTGGCATCGTTTGAGGAGCGGTTAAATCGCTATGCCGCTTCCATTCTGACGCCAGACAATCTCGTTCCTGTAGCCGAGGCAGATATGGTTTGTCGTTTGGACGAGGTATCTTTACAGGTGGTTGAAGAACTGGAGTTACTCCAGCCCTTTGGTATGGGGAACCCGTCTCCACGTTTCGTGTTACAGGGTCTTCAATTGCGTGAGGCTCGTAAAATGGGGCGTGAGAAAAATCATGTAAAGCTGTTGCTGGAGCAGAACGGATTATCGCTGGATGCGATTGCCTTCCGGCGTGGTGATCTGGCTGATTTTTTGCAGCAGCAAACCGAGCTTGATCTGCTGGGCGAGCTGTCTATTAATGAATGGAACGGTAAACGCTCCCTCCAACTAATGATGCAGGATATCCGTGTACAGGCTCCGCAAATTTTTGATTATCGGGGAGTATCGGACCCTTTTGCTGAGCTGGAGCGGGGGCTAAAGATCTTTCATCCTCGTATAGAAGAACGAAAAAATGACGTTGCTGTTGTGATGCATCCATCGTCCAGGCTTCGTCCTTCTCGTCCAGTGAACGCCGATTCCATATGGGTATATGATAAGGAGGGCGGCGTTACTCCCGGCGATGATCGAAGGGATACACAACACTCTGTAAAGTCATTGTTCGTGTTGGAGCCACCGGATACACCGGAGCAGTTGCAGGCATTGTGGTCTACATTTGAAGATGTAGAGAATGTGTTTCTCCTTCATTCGGTCAGTGAACGAGGCGGTCGGCTCGTCAGCCCGGACAGAGAGCTGTTCAAGCGTATTTACGTTGTGCTTTCCCGAATGGGGGCACAGCCTGTGGATGAAAAAGCGACGCTGCCCGCTCTTAGTCGTCAATGCTCCTGTTCAGTACGGATGCTGTCTAAAGTGCTGGACATTTTCGAGGAGCTTGAGTTTATAACGCGTACAGAAGGGCGCTTCTGTTTTGTGTCCAATCCACCCAAGCGGGATTTAACGTCTTCTCCACGTTATCAGGAATTGCATGATATGGCTGAAATGGAGCGTTATCTGCTGGATGCGGATACAACCCAGATGACAAGCTGGATTATGTCGCTTATGAAGGGCGCGTCTTGA
- a CDS encoding cation diffusion facilitator family transporter translates to MNSERSRSLETAAWSGIVGNLALAVLKGTVGYAANSKALMGDALHTAADSASRLQELLFSKGAAEHGILARLRNGEKVRTVVSVVLAILVLMSGLQLGILAVRSLSSPEPQAPGLYALITAFAALVLREALFQFQYRYSIKHGHKAEADLYANHERYSLYASLIALIGMIGAMTGEAMEWPALLYLDPTAALLVACLVLRKGYLMVLNTAYPAPAQPLREEDSQRFMETIQRVHGIVTVEHMHAQEAGHFITVDVTISVNPRITVQEAQEIADRAKNLLLARFPQVTHVQMQFVSYQAGYPYKSNHELPDNDVSSLLQ, encoded by the coding sequence GTGAATAGCGAGCGCAGCCGATCATTGGAAACTGCGGCGTGGAGCGGGATTGTGGGTAATCTTGCATTGGCTGTTCTAAAGGGAACCGTCGGTTATGCGGCAAACAGCAAGGCGTTGATGGGGGATGCGCTGCATACGGCTGCGGATAGTGCTTCCCGTTTGCAGGAGCTTTTGTTTTCCAAAGGTGCAGCAGAGCATGGTATACTGGCACGGTTACGGAACGGTGAAAAAGTCCGGACTGTCGTATCGGTGGTACTGGCTATATTGGTGCTGATGAGTGGCCTTCAACTGGGCATATTGGCTGTTCGTTCTTTAAGCAGTCCAGAGCCGCAGGCTCCAGGTCTGTATGCACTAATTACCGCTTTTGCTGCTTTGGTACTGAGAGAGGCGCTGTTTCAGTTTCAATACCGCTACTCCATTAAACACGGTCATAAGGCCGAAGCAGATTTGTACGCTAATCATGAACGGTATTCACTTTATGCATCGCTGATTGCACTGATCGGTATGATTGGGGCAATGACAGGCGAAGCGATGGAGTGGCCTGCATTATTATATCTTGACCCGACTGCTGCGTTGCTGGTAGCCTGTCTGGTGTTGCGTAAAGGATATCTGATGGTACTGAATACCGCCTATCCGGCTCCTGCACAACCTCTGCGTGAGGAAGACTCACAACGCTTTATGGAGACGATTCAGCGGGTGCATGGTATTGTAACAGTTGAGCATATGCATGCGCAGGAAGCAGGTCATTTTATAACTGTGGATGTAACCATTAGCGTGAATCCCCGGATTACGGTGCAAGAAGCGCAGGAAATTGCTGATCGGGCAAAAAATCTGCTACTGGCGCGTTTTCCGCAGGTGACCCATGTACAGATGCAGTTTGTTTCTTATCAAGCCGGGTATCCTTACAAGTCTAATCATGAACTACCGGATAATGATGTGTCGTCCTTGCTGCAATAA
- the secD gene encoding protein translocase subunit SecD, with protein sequence MKRILSFIVVVLITTGVMVGTSPGLLNSLKLGLDLKGGFEILYEAQPLEAGQSVTKQSLIQTAQSLERRINALGTTEPEVTTEGSDRIRVRLAGVSNEAEVRSMLKKPAELTFRSATAEDAKKPGQFSKIELRGNDFVENGAVVGFDQLNQPEISIKVKDKAKFAEITKRLLNKELAIFLDQELLSAPTVRGELTDGSASITGSYTRDEANKLADTINLGALPLKLTEKYSQSVGATLGQLSLDQTIRAGLIGSIIILVFMILMFRVPGLVASFCLIVHTWLVLAIFYFGGFVLTLPGIAAFVLGIGMAVDANIITYERIKEEIKTGKTIRSSVIAGSKASFRTVMDANVTTIIAAAVMFGLGTGSVRGFALVLIVDIVTSILTNIFFSRFLLNLLVKADAVKKPKYFGVKESDISAL encoded by the coding sequence ATGAAGAGAATTCTAAGTTTCATCGTGGTCGTGCTCATAACCACTGGTGTTATGGTCGGGACAAGCCCGGGCCTGCTAAACAGTTTAAAACTAGGCCTCGATTTAAAGGGAGGCTTTGAAATCTTATATGAAGCCCAGCCTTTGGAAGCCGGGCAGAGTGTAACCAAACAGTCTCTCATACAAACAGCTCAAAGCCTGGAGAGACGGATTAATGCGCTCGGTACGACTGAACCGGAAGTAACAACGGAGGGTAGCGACCGTATTCGTGTGCGGCTTGCTGGTGTCTCCAATGAGGCAGAAGTCCGCTCCATGCTGAAAAAGCCTGCCGAGCTGACGTTCCGCAGTGCGACGGCAGAGGATGCCAAAAAGCCGGGCCAATTCAGCAAAATTGAGCTTCGCGGTAATGATTTTGTGGAGAATGGCGCTGTTGTCGGCTTTGACCAACTGAATCAACCTGAAATTAGTATCAAAGTGAAAGACAAAGCCAAGTTTGCTGAGATTACAAAGCGACTTCTTAACAAAGAGTTGGCTATTTTCCTGGATCAGGAATTGCTCTCCGCCCCAACGGTACGTGGAGAACTGACGGATGGCAGCGCATCGATCACAGGTAGCTATACTCGTGATGAAGCGAACAAGCTGGCCGATACGATTAACCTGGGTGCACTTCCGCTCAAACTGACGGAAAAATATTCTCAGAGTGTAGGCGCTACACTGGGCCAATTGTCACTGGATCAAACGATTCGTGCCGGTTTGATTGGTTCGATCATTATTCTGGTATTCATGATTTTGATGTTCCGTGTACCGGGACTGGTTGCCAGCTTCTGTCTCATCGTTCATACCTGGCTGGTGCTTGCGATCTTCTATTTTGGTGGTTTTGTGCTTACGCTTCCGGGTATCGCAGCGTTCGTGCTGGGGATCGGGATGGCGGTCGATGCCAATATCATTACGTATGAGCGTATTAAAGAAGAAATCAAGACAGGTAAAACGATTCGTTCTTCTGTCATCGCAGGTAGTAAGGCCTCGTTCCGTACCGTTATGGATGCCAATGTTACGACAATTATAGCGGCTGCTGTTATGTTCGGTCTGGGAACAGGCTCGGTTAGAGGTTTCGCTCTGGTGCTCATCGTTGATATTGTCACCAGTATTTTGACGAATATCTTCTTCTCCCGTTTCTTGCTCAATCTGCTGGTTAAAGCGGATGCTGTGAAGAAGCCCAAGTATTTTGGTGTGAAGGAGAGTGATATCAGTGCGCTTTAA
- the secF gene encoding protein translocase subunit SecF: MRFNWDFKYIKMSKWFYTFSIIITLLGILSLSIFGLNYGVDFRSGSNVDVNLTKAVTQEQIQTLLDKKGIGKEVDYTPGKERFGIRFSQVLTDQQVNDFKTSFNKELDPKASFEVNTVDTEMAQELERNAIWAILLACVAIAAYISIRFEWRFAIAAIVSLLHDAFLVISIFSIFRLEVDLTFITAILTIVGFSINDTVVIFDRIRENLRFAKKKSRDDLEQVVDHSIAQTMTRSLATVFTVFIASLCLFIFGGESIRMFSLAMVIGLLFGAYSSIFIASPLWVALKGKQKSPATGGGAAKTAKS; encoded by the coding sequence GTGCGCTTTAATTGGGACTTTAAATATATCAAGATGAGCAAGTGGTTTTACACGTTTTCGATTATTATCACCCTGCTTGGTATTTTGAGCTTGTCGATTTTCGGTTTGAATTACGGTGTTGATTTCCGTTCCGGTTCCAATGTGGATGTCAATTTGACCAAAGCAGTTACACAGGAACAGATTCAAACCTTGCTGGACAAGAAGGGTATCGGCAAAGAGGTGGATTATACGCCGGGTAAAGAGCGCTTCGGTATTCGTTTTTCGCAGGTATTGACGGATCAACAAGTGAATGATTTTAAAACATCTTTCAATAAAGAGCTTGATCCAAAGGCTTCTTTTGAGGTAAATACGGTGGATACGGAAATGGCGCAAGAGCTGGAGCGAAATGCAATATGGGCAATTTTGCTGGCCTGTGTAGCCATCGCTGCCTATATCTCGATCCGGTTTGAATGGCGGTTTGCCATTGCAGCAATTGTTTCGCTGTTGCATGATGCATTTCTTGTTATCAGTATTTTTTCCATCTTCCGACTTGAGGTGGATTTGACCTTTATTACGGCAATTCTGACGATTGTCGGCTTCTCCATCAATGACACCGTCGTTATTTTTGACCGTATTCGGGAAAATTTACGATTTGCGAAGAAGAAGTCCAGGGACGACTTGGAACAGGTGGTCGATCACAGTATTGCACAGACGATGACTCGTTCACTTGCAACCGTGTTTACTGTGTTTATTGCCTCCTTGTGCTTGTTCATTTTTGGCGGCGAGTCGATTCGGATGTTCTCGCTTGCGATGGTTATCGGTTTGTTGTTCGGTGCTTATTCTTCCATCTTCATTGCCAGCCCGTTATGGGTAGCCTTGAAAGGGAAACAAAAGTCTCCGGCAACTGGCGGTGGTGCAGCCAAGACTGCAAAGTCTTAA
- a CDS encoding methyl-accepting chemotaxis protein, producing MITAGKAFYDRTGKLMGVITGDLSMASIQAYIERMKFDAQGSAVLMDKNGAILSSGLQSIKAGEPLAKVLGTEAAQTIQNGVSGQISASIGNEDYRILYDTIPQTGWKIGVLLPDSELNRPANEMLKLLLIVSAIGIERLTEVTRGMHKAKASMDEAGKVVGSLNERSAQIGSIIEIIQEISGQTKLLSLNAPIEAARAGEHGRGFAVVASEIGKLALNVSQSAEQITSRIRSMQEETKLAMEGMQQGTLEMDEGVAILQEVEQRFAAMNQDIQQVAIEVQEVSSASEQMSAGSEEVAAFISYLADIAKASAERAGQASERSERQLKALESLDSSAKSLTGVSDTLNQVVSHFRV from the coding sequence ATGATTACTGCCGGAAAAGCATTTTATGACCGAACAGGTAAGCTGATGGGTGTCATTACAGGTGACTTAAGTATGGCGAGTATTCAAGCCTATATCGAACGGATGAAATTCGATGCTCAAGGAAGTGCGGTTTTGATGGACAAGAATGGAGCGATCCTGTCATCGGGGCTCCAATCCATAAAAGCAGGTGAACCGCTGGCGAAAGTGTTGGGTACGGAGGCGGCACAAACTATCCAAAATGGTGTTTCCGGGCAGATATCTGCGTCCATCGGGAATGAGGATTATCGGATATTGTATGATACAATACCACAAACCGGTTGGAAAATTGGGGTGCTGCTGCCGGATTCGGAGCTGAATCGTCCTGCGAACGAAATGCTTAAGCTGCTCCTTATCGTTAGTGCTATCGGAATTGAACGTTTGACCGAGGTCACCCGAGGAATGCATAAAGCGAAGGCATCTATGGATGAAGCAGGCAAGGTAGTAGGCTCGTTGAATGAACGGTCGGCCCAAATTGGCAGCATTATCGAGATCATTCAAGAAATTAGTGGACAGACCAAGCTATTGTCGCTGAATGCCCCTATTGAGGCAGCACGTGCGGGTGAGCATGGCCGAGGGTTCGCTGTTGTGGCTTCAGAGATCGGCAAGCTTGCCTTAAATGTCAGCCAGTCAGCAGAGCAAATTACGAGCCGAATCCGGTCCATGCAGGAAGAAACGAAATTAGCAATGGAAGGGATGCAACAGGGCACTCTGGAGATGGATGAAGGTGTGGCAATTTTGCAGGAGGTGGAACAGCGCTTTGCTGCGATGAATCAGGATATCCAGCAGGTGGCGATTGAAGTGCAGGAGGTTTCATCGGCTTCGGAGCAAATGTCAGCAGGCTCAGAGGAAGTTGCGGCATTTATTAGTTACCTTGCCGATATTGCAAAAGCTTCTGCTGAACGTGCTGGGCAAGCCTCTGAACGATCTGAACGGCAATTGAAAGCGTTGGAAAGTCTGGATAGCTCAGCGAAGTCACTTACAGGTGTTTCTGACACGCTCAATCAGGTGGTATCCCATTTTCGTGTGTGA
- a CDS encoding post-transcriptional regulator produces MGMEELDEQDWDDAIEMLCQSKADELILVGYEHVTSKDVWNCVSHKYEKEGIPPLHKLVNDILSLKATSFMNYLTMSALRGSTFE; encoded by the coding sequence GTGGGTATGGAAGAGCTGGATGAGCAGGATTGGGATGACGCAATTGAGATGCTGTGTCAAAGCAAGGCGGACGAGTTGATTCTCGTGGGCTATGAGCATGTCACAAGCAAGGACGTGTGGAATTGCGTCAGCCATAAATATGAAAAGGAGGGTATTCCTCCGCTGCACAAGCTCGTTAACGATATACTTTCCCTTAAAGCGACGAGCTTTATGAACTATTTGACAATGTCCGCATTACGGGGCTCCACTTTCGAATAG
- a CDS encoding adenine phosphoribosyltransferase — protein MDYKEYIRVIPDFPQPGISFKDITTLMKNGELYRKAINDMKELVSDLKIDLIAGPEARGFVVGAPLAYALGVGFIPIRKSGKLPGETIEEAYGLEYGKDMLAMHKDAIEPGQNVLIADDLLATGGTIATSVNLVRQLGGNVVGAAFLIELSDLNGRAKLPDVDVFTLITY, from the coding sequence TTGGACTACAAAGAATACATTCGGGTGATTCCCGATTTCCCACAACCAGGGATTAGTTTTAAGGACATTACGACCCTGATGAAAAATGGAGAATTGTACCGCAAGGCAATCAATGATATGAAGGAACTGGTATCGGATTTGAAAATTGATCTGATTGCAGGTCCCGAAGCACGTGGGTTCGTTGTAGGTGCTCCTCTGGCTTATGCACTTGGTGTCGGTTTTATTCCCATCCGTAAAAGCGGCAAGCTGCCTGGTGAGACGATCGAGGAAGCATACGGTTTGGAATACGGCAAGGACATGCTGGCTATGCATAAGGATGCAATTGAGCCGGGACAAAATGTTTTGATTGCGGATGATCTGCTTGCTACAGGCGGAACCATCGCTACATCAGTGAATTTGGTACGTCAACTTGGTGGAAATGTGGTAGGGGCTGCTTTTCTTATAGAGCTGTCTGATCTGAATGGACGGGCGAAATTGCCTGACGTAGATGTATTTACGCTGATTACGTACTAA